The following coding sequences lie in one Eubacterium ventriosum genomic window:
- a CDS encoding CDP-glycerol glycerophosphotransferase family protein — MKISVIIAAYNAEKYLVETLQSVVNQTLDDYEIITINDGSKDGTLDILKEYEKEYPNFTVISKENGGVSAARNDGLNVAQGKYVYFYDADDILELEALEKMYEAAENNKAELVIAGYDMFDQYKTTEVKELNSLLELEKIDKYDTDILKTFSLTNKLFRRDIIEKYNLRLPPISYSEDGVFSMNYVYHITKITGLEMVVTHYRRMIGDTNAATQNISDSKVEDYIEAHRLILQAARDSILRDFPKYKSINQVRAEDKELTEYLNRIIYKELNILIKQFYSKFWSLKKSTIEKIKDEILEKIEILDLQNASLVADENPDISLYNIITDEEEMKENAYFTAVLYGKENDEEQFIKCLDSLANQNLVGVNIILPESMKKIVEDNDCFQKNMIFIEAQSEEELFRKALETTKTRYITFCDSKILYSNNTFKYVFKRFIKTHKDFLIELIYHTNFNEPQPVYLNRIAQESVMNEVGYNDNLCMDYTLANKFFDVYFVREIITDEKGIKEHIEDFYKKGCYTFFNDGIVHFDGKEREFISFIEHDGSTEYIKKYFEDAQVDLNSEDLAMNPGEALVKLQDISNFKEKTFVNNVIKFAIERYKTKEVINRTLFISVRKNGELEGNAKALYPYVKGDKVIFAKQLPHNPLQILKAVKLICTSKVIVTDDYVKYLRYFDLKPEQRVIQLWHACGAFKKFGQRGTNLEIKTDLATHAQYNLVSVSGAEVRPIYADAFDVDLKKVKALGVPRTDEFFDKELIEHKREAIYKAYPELKGKFVIIYAPTFRDEGEGRSQFNPKIDFDRLSEKLLPNQQFIICPHPVMKNDIVPKKYDNIKVVRDFSTNDFMFVSDMLITDYSSVIFEYALLKKPIGFFCYDLAIYDRGFYLNYPDDLPGEVYENQEQLEEFLQDSENTKLTEKYDTFIKKYMSGCDGHSCERLAGLINSYVGRK, encoded by the coding sequence ATGAAAATTTCAGTAATTATTGCAGCTTATAATGCAGAAAAATATTTGGTAGAAACGTTGCAGAGTGTAGTTAATCAGACATTGGATGACTATGAAATCATTACAATAAATGATGGCTCTAAAGATGGAACACTGGATATATTAAAGGAATATGAGAAAGAATATCCTAATTTTACAGTAATAAGTAAAGAAAACGGCGGGGTGTCAGCTGCAAGAAATGATGGATTAAACGTGGCACAGGGTAAGTATGTTTATTTCTATGATGCTGATGATATATTAGAATTGGAAGCCTTAGAGAAGATGTATGAGGCTGCTGAAAATAATAAGGCAGAGTTGGTAATTGCCGGATATGATATGTTTGACCAGTATAAGACTACAGAAGTAAAAGAGTTGAACAGCTTACTTGAATTAGAGAAAATAGATAAATATGATACAGACATTTTAAAAACATTCTCTTTAACAAACAAATTGTTTAGAAGAGATATAATAGAAAAATATAATTTAAGATTGCCACCAATATCTTATTCTGAAGATGGCGTTTTTTCAATGAATTATGTTTATCATATCACTAAAATCACCGGATTGGAAATGGTAGTTACCCATTACAGAAGAATGATTGGTGACACTAATGCGGCAACACAGAATATATCAGATTCTAAGGTGGAAGATTATATTGAAGCTCACAGACTTATTCTTCAGGCTGCAAGAGATAGTATATTAAGGGATTTTCCTAAATACAAATCCATTAATCAGGTAAGAGCAGAAGATAAGGAATTAACAGAGTATTTAAATAGAATTATTTATAAAGAGTTAAATATTCTCATTAAGCAGTTTTATTCAAAATTCTGGTCTTTGAAAAAAAGCACAATTGAAAAAATTAAAGACGAAATCTTAGAAAAAATAGAAATCTTAGATTTACAGAATGCATCTTTGGTAGCCGACGAAAACCCAGATATTTCTTTATATAATATTATTACAGATGAGGAAGAAATGAAGGAAAATGCATATTTTACAGCAGTATTATATGGCAAAGAAAATGATGAAGAACAGTTTATTAAGTGCTTAGACAGTCTGGCTAACCAGAATCTTGTTGGGGTAAATATTATTTTACCTGAAAGTATGAAGAAAATAGTTGAGGACAATGACTGCTTCCAGAAAAATATGATTTTCATAGAGGCGCAGTCTGAAGAAGAGTTGTTTAGAAAAGCACTTGAGACAACTAAGACCAGATATATAACTTTTTGTGATAGTAAGATTTTATATTCAAATAACACATTCAAATATGTGTTTAAGAGATTTATAAAGACTCATAAGGACTTTTTAATAGAACTTATTTATCATACTAATTTCAATGAGCCACAGCCTGTTTATTTAAACAGAATAGCTCAGGAATCAGTTATGAATGAAGTTGGATATAATGATAATCTTTGCATGGATTATACATTGGCAAACAAGTTCTTTGATGTGTATTTTGTCCGTGAAATAATAACGGATGAAAAAGGAATAAAGGAACATATTGAAGATTTCTATAAAAAGGGTTGCTATACATTCTTTAATGATGGCATAGTTCATTTTGATGGAAAAGAAAGAGAATTTATTTCTTTCATTGAACATGACGGAAGTACAGAATATATAAAAAAATATTTTGAAGATGCACAGGTTGACTTAAATAGTGAGGATTTGGCAATGAATCCGGGAGAAGCATTAGTTAAGTTACAGGACATTTCTAATTTTAAAGAGAAAACTTTTGTTAACAATGTAATTAAGTTTGCAATAGAAAGATACAAGACAAAGGAAGTGATAAACAGAACATTGTTTATCAGTGTTAGAAAGAACGGAGAGCTTGAAGGAAATGCCAAGGCTTTATATCCTTATGTAAAGGGTGATAAAGTGATTTTCGCTAAGCAGTTACCACATAATCCGTTACAGATATTAAAAGCTGTCAAATTGATTTGTACAAGTAAAGTTATTGTAACAGATGATTATGTAAAATATTTAAGATATTTTGATTTAAAGCCTGAACAGAGAGTTATACAGTTGTGGCATGCCTGTGGAGCATTTAAGAAGTTTGGACAGAGAGGAACAAATTTGGAAATTAAGACAGACTTAGCAACTCATGCCCAGTACAATCTTGTGTCAGTAAGTGGTGCAGAAGTGCGACCTATTTATGCAGATGCTTTTGACGTTGACTTAAAGAAGGTTAAGGCTTTAGGCGTACCTAGAACAGATGAATTTTTTGATAAGGAACTTATAGAACATAAGAGAGAGGCAATATATAAGGCATATCCTGAATTAAAGGGAAAATTTGTTATTATATACGCACCTACATTTAGAGATGAAGGCGAGGGAAGAAGTCAGTTTAATCCGAAGATTGATTTTGACAGATTATCAGAAAAACTGTTGCCTAACCAGCAGTTTATTATTTGTCCTCATCCGGTAATGAAGAATGATATTGTGCCTAAGAAATACGACAATATTAAGGTTGTAAGAGATTTCTCAACAAACGATTTTATGTTTGTTTCAGATATGTTAATAACAGATTATTCTTCAGTTATTTTTGAGTATGCGTTATTAAAGAAGCCTATTGGATTCTTCTGTTATGATTTGGCCATATATGATAGAGGATTTTATTTGAATTATCCGGATGACCTTCCGGGTGAAGTATATGAAAACCAGGAACAATTGGAAGAGTTTTTGCAAGATTCCGAAAATACAAAGTTAACAGAAAAGTACGATACATTTATTAAAAAATATATGTCAGGTTGTGACGGACACAGTTGTGAACGTTTGGCAGGTTTAATAAATTCATATGTGGGGAGAAAATAA